A genomic window from Punica granatum isolate Tunisia-2019 chromosome 2, ASM765513v2, whole genome shotgun sequence includes:
- the LOC116193470 gene encoding growth-regulating factor 3-like — protein sequence MNNNSISSGIMMRYSNSSSSSSNPFTANQWQELEHQALIYKYLVSGIPVPPDLLFPLKRSSSLHHMGGWSCYHHQYQHPQTMLGSRKIDPEPGRCRRTDGKKWRCSKEAFPDSKYCERHMHRGKNRSRKHVEQQQQLISSTASTTATTMANQLTGRSSSLYSLDSNAALSRPHHHSSVLSDHNYFLDSGSSYSQLNSDYRYAAYGMKEEVDEHAFFSEPSGTMRNFSTASSMEDSWQHTPLTMSFSSSSSARSRQSADYPYLQLQSLGDYPKQESKPSNHHYLYTLGTVDNVPVKHEREQEDEPHKTIHRFFDEEPIRGGSRDSWIDPDEKSSNSSTTRLSISMPSSSSNDRFP from the exons ATGAACAACAATAGCATTAGTAGTGGCATCATGATGAGGTacagcaacagcagcagcagtagTAGTAACCCGTTCACGGCGAACCAATGGCAGGAGCTGGAGCATCAAGCCCTCATCTACAAGTACCTCGTCTCCGGCATCCCTGTCCCTCCCGATCTCCTCTTCCCCCTCAAGCGCTCCTCCTCTCTTCACCACA TGGGCGGGTGGAGCTGTTACCATCATCAGTACCAGCATCCCCAGACAATGCTGGGGTCGAGGAAGATAGACCCTGAACCTGGGAGGTGCAGGAGGACGGACGGGAAGAAGTGGCGGTGCTCGAAGGAGGCGTTCCCCGACTCCAAGTACTGCGAGCGCCACATGCATCGAGGCAAGAACCGTTCAAGAAAGCATGTGGAACAACAACAGCAACTCATCTCTTCCACTGCTAGTACTACCGCCACCACGATGGCTAACCAGTTGACGGGCAGGAGCAGTAGTCTGTACTCCCTCGACTCTAATGCTGCTCTTTCGCGGCCTCATCATCACTCTTCGGTCCTCTCCGACCACAACTATTTCCTCGACTCGGGATCGTCCTACTCTCAGCTCAACTCCGACTACAG GTATGCTGCTTATGGGATGAAAGAGGAAGTCGACGAGCACGCCTTCTTCTCGGAGCCTTCAGGGACGATGAGGAACTTCTCAACGGCTTCATCGATGGAGGACTCTTGGCAGCATACCCCGCTCACGATGagcttctcctcctcttcttccgcCAGGTCCAGGCAGAGCGCCGACTACCCCTACTTGCAGCTCCAGAGCCTCGGGGACTACCCGAAGCAGGAGAGCAAGCCATCGAACCATCACTACTTGTACACTCTGGGGACCGTTGACAACGTGCCCGTGAAGCACGAGAGGGAGCAAGAAGATGAGCCCCACAAGACCATCCACCGGTTCTTCGACGAGGAGCCCATCAGAGGAGGCAGCAGAGATTCCTGGATCGACCCAGATGAGAAGTCGTCCAACAGCTCGACTACCAGGCTGTCAATCTCGATGCCTTCCTCATCCTCGAACGATCGCTTTCCCTAG